The region GAAGGCCATGTTCCGAAACGCCGTCGTTCGGCCTCCGGGTCCCGATTTCCTCCGGGGGATCACGACCTCCCGGCTCGGACCGCCGGTCTACGAGAAGGCCCTCGCCCAGCACCGCGCCTATTGCGAGGCGCTGGAGCGCTGCGGGCTCAGCTTGACGCGCCTCGAGCCCGATCCGCGGCATCCCGACGGGACGTTCGTGGAGGACGCGGCGATCGTGACCCCGGGCGTCGCCGTCCTCACGCGTCCCGGATCCGAAACCCGGCGGGGCGAGGTGGCGAGCGTCGAAGCAGCTCTGGCGCGTTTCTATCCGAAGCTGGAGCGGATCGTCCCGCCCGGCACCCTCGACGGCGGGGACGTGTGCGACGCCGGCGACCGGTTCTTCATCGGCCTGTCGGAGAGGACCAACGAGCCGGGCGCGCGCCAGCTCGCCGCGTTCTTGGAAGAGGAGGGCCGCCGCTGCACCCTCGTCGACATCCGCGGCACTCCGGGAATCCTCCACCTGAAAAGCGGTCTCGCCTTCCTGGGCGAGGGGCGCCTGGCGGTCATCGAGGCTCTGGCGGAACGGGAAGATTTCCGCGGCTTCGAGATCCTCCGCATCGCCCCGGGTGAGGAATATGCCGCCAACTGCGTACGGGTCAACGACGCGCTCCTCGTCGCCGCCGGGTTTCCCCAAACCGAGCAGCGTCTCCGCCGCATGGGCTGCTCGGTCGTGCCGCTGGAGGTGTCGGAGTTCCAGAAGATGGACGGAGGCTTGAGCTGCATCTCGCTGCGCTTCTGAGACCCGCGGGAATCGTCCGGAACTGCGTTCGGGTCACCCTCGCCCGTCGCCGCGGCCTCTTCGCCCTGCTGCTCGCCGCGGGGCTCGGTCTCTTGATGGCGAGGGCTGGCCGCGTCGCGGCCGGCACGGAGCGCCTCACGGGCAATCCCTGGCAGAAACTCGAGCGCGGACTGGAGCTGGGGACTTTCCCGGCGCCGCGGCCGTCGGAGTGGGGAGACTCGCTCATCCGCGTCCTGCGCATCGATCCGGCGCGCTTCGAGCTGCGGCTTTTGAACGCCTCGGCCCCCGGGCAGGGACGGCCGCTTCCCGCCAAGGAATGGTGCCGGCGCAACGGCCTCGTCGCGGCGATCAACGCCAGCATGTACCGCACCGATTATCGGACGAGCGTGTCGCTCATGCGGACGGGCGATCACGTGAACAACCCATCGCTTTCGAAGGACAAATCGATCCTCGCCTTCG is a window of Candidatus Polarisedimenticolia bacterium DNA encoding:
- a CDS encoding N(G),N(G)-dimethylarginine dimethylaminohydrolase, whose translation is MFRNAVVRPPGPDFLRGITTSRLGPPVYEKALAQHRAYCEALERCGLSLTRLEPDPRHPDGTFVEDAAIVTPGVAVLTRPGSETRRGEVASVEAALARFYPKLERIVPPGTLDGGDVCDAGDRFFIGLSERTNEPGARQLAAFLEEEGRRCTLVDIRGTPGILHLKSGLAFLGEGRLAVIEALAEREDFRGFEILRIAPGEEYAANCVRVNDALLVAAGFPQTEQRLRRMGCSVVPLEVSEFQKMDGGLSCISLRF